The following are encoded in a window of Pseudomonas multiresinivorans genomic DNA:
- a CDS encoding MFS transporter, with protein sequence MRAGSWPSILLTLAFAVIIAACHGKTILLVADIANAFSVSPSRASWVVSAVAVVAALASPLVNWIVARVGERRAIVFGLLLAAACSYLASRTEDFTTLITLRVIEGAGYISVVLAALALLVHTTEGRRRTTALAFWSVASPLGGAIAIFAVAPYVGGQHGEWRNAFSGHALVLLVLLLATPLLPSVNLATRSERHSLRQTFRLYADPSVLRLALAVGAPLTVALGLVTITPDYFIHSLGVAPSTIGVISTIGILSSVLAGLLAGFVLNLRFFGPLAVVGGALIGVVLEVLVFIPGIAASTAIVAKIIQGFVGSFVVAWVFTSIPRMSRGGDVMGAGGVAEQALYLSMFLGPVLLFPLFSLPSRLPFFAVLIVASLLPLFLLPLGLRWRAAEPPVPA encoded by the coding sequence ATGCGTGCCGGAAGCTGGCCCTCGATCCTGCTCACCCTGGCCTTCGCCGTGATCATCGCGGCGTGCCACGGCAAGACCATCCTGCTGGTCGCCGACATCGCCAACGCCTTCTCGGTCAGCCCCTCGCGGGCCAGCTGGGTCGTGTCGGCGGTGGCGGTGGTCGCCGCCCTCGCCTCGCCCCTGGTCAACTGGATCGTGGCGCGGGTCGGCGAGCGCCGTGCCATCGTCTTCGGCCTGTTGCTGGCGGCGGCGTGCAGCTACCTGGCGAGCCGCACTGAAGATTTCACCACGCTGATCACCCTGCGCGTCATCGAAGGCGCCGGCTACATCAGCGTGGTGCTCGCCGCACTCGCCTTGCTGGTACACACCACCGAAGGCCGTCGCCGCACCACCGCGCTGGCGTTCTGGTCAGTGGCCTCGCCCCTGGGCGGGGCCATCGCCATCTTCGCCGTGGCGCCCTATGTCGGCGGCCAGCATGGCGAATGGCGCAACGCCTTCAGCGGCCACGCGCTGGTGCTGCTGGTCCTGCTGCTGGCGACGCCGCTGCTGCCATCGGTGAACCTGGCGACCCGCAGCGAGCGCCACTCCCTGCGCCAGACCTTCCGTCTCTACGCCGACCCGTCCGTGCTGCGCCTGGCGCTGGCCGTGGGCGCACCGCTGACCGTGGCGCTGGGCCTGGTGACCATCACCCCCGACTACTTCATCCACAGCCTGGGCGTTGCCCCTTCGACCATCGGCGTGATCTCCACCATCGGCATCCTCTCCAGCGTGCTGGCCGGGCTGCTCGCCGGCTTCGTGCTCAACCTGCGCTTCTTCGGCCCGCTGGCCGTGGTCGGCGGCGCGCTGATCGGGGTGGTGCTGGAGGTGCTGGTGTTCATTCCCGGCATCGCGGCGTCCACCGCCATCGTGGCGAAGATCATCCAGGGCTTCGTTGGCAGCTTCGTCGTCGCCTGGGTGTTCACCAGCATCCCGCGCATGAGCCGCGGCGGCGACGTGATGGGCGCCGGCGGCGTTGCCGAACAGGCGCTGTACCTGTCGATGTTCCTCGGCCCGGTGCTGCTGTTCCCGCTGTTCAGCCTGCCCTCGCGCCTGCCGTTCTTCGCCGTGCTGATCGTCGCCAGCCTGCTGCCGCTGTTCCTGCTGCCGCTGGGGCTGCGCTGGCGCGCGGCGGAACCGCCGGTACCCGCCTGA
- a CDS encoding type II toxin-antitoxin system HicA family toxin: MQNRHRKTLAMIFRTPTSASIVFTDIEALVLHLGGAVDEREGSRVKLVLHGQTWRCHRPHPGKEAKRYQVEEAREFLRRVGVET; the protein is encoded by the coding sequence ATGCAGAACCGCCACCGTAAAACCCTCGCCATGATCTTCCGCACGCCAACCAGTGCATCGATAGTCTTTACCGACATCGAAGCTCTGGTTCTGCATTTGGGCGGCGCCGTGGATGAGCGTGAAGGGTCACGGGTGAAATTGGTTCTGCATGGCCAGACCTGGCGCTGCCATCGCCCGCATCCGGGCAAGGAGGCCAAGCGTTACCAGGTCGAGGAAGCCCGCGAGTTCCTGCGTCGGGTTGGAGTGGAAACATGA
- a CDS encoding aldehyde dehydrogenase family protein, with product MSRYELLIDGRLQAAEHYDRVIDPASEELVGEAARASLEQVDAAVDAAHRAFPTWATDLDGRRQSLARAAERVRENAQALAELITREQGRPLRSTLEEVAGVAATFEHHAHLELPADTQLRDDGERLVRITRKPLGVVAAITPWNVPLILLVLKIAPALHAGNTVVAKPSEHTPLSTLLLARLLGDVFPAGVFNVIAGAGEVGEHLVRHPRVRHVTFTGSVATGKRLYAGAADDLKRLTLELGGNDAALVLEDADLEAIVEPLFWGAFWNSGQVCFAIKRLYVHESLFEPLLAKLAERAERTRLGHGLDPQTELGPLTNAQQLERVITLVEDAKAHGARIHSGGTRPDGPGYFYPPTLVSGVAAGVALVDEEQFGPVLPVIPFRDEEDAIAQANASPYGLGASVWTRDLARGEAIAERLEAGLAWVNQHGHIQPGAPKGGHKWSGLGYEGGQRGYEAFSELQVLNISRR from the coding sequence ATGTCGCGCTATGAACTGCTGATCGATGGTCGCCTCCAGGCGGCCGAGCACTACGACCGGGTTATAGACCCGGCCAGCGAAGAACTCGTCGGCGAAGCCGCCCGCGCCAGCCTGGAGCAGGTCGACGCGGCGGTGGACGCCGCGCACCGCGCCTTCCCAACCTGGGCCACCGATCTCGACGGCCGCCGCCAGAGCCTGGCCCGAGCCGCCGAACGAGTACGCGAGAACGCCCAGGCGCTGGCCGAGCTGATCACCCGCGAACAGGGTCGCCCGCTGCGCTCGACACTGGAGGAAGTGGCGGGCGTCGCCGCCACTTTCGAGCACCACGCACATCTGGAGCTTCCCGCCGATACCCAGTTGCGCGACGACGGCGAACGCCTGGTGCGCATCACCCGCAAACCCCTGGGGGTGGTCGCCGCAATCACCCCGTGGAACGTCCCGCTGATCCTGCTGGTGCTGAAGATCGCGCCCGCCCTGCATGCCGGCAACACCGTGGTGGCCAAGCCCTCGGAACACACGCCGCTGTCCACCCTGCTGCTGGCGCGACTGCTGGGCGATGTGTTCCCTGCTGGCGTGTTCAACGTGATTGCCGGTGCAGGCGAGGTCGGCGAACACCTGGTGCGCCATCCCCGAGTGCGCCACGTGACCTTCACCGGCAGCGTCGCCACCGGCAAGCGCCTGTATGCCGGCGCAGCGGACGACCTCAAGCGCCTGACCCTGGAACTGGGCGGCAACGATGCCGCGCTGGTGCTGGAAGATGCCGACCTCGAAGCCATCGTCGAACCGCTGTTCTGGGGCGCCTTCTGGAACAGCGGCCAGGTGTGCTTCGCGATCAAGCGCCTGTACGTGCATGAAAGCCTGTTCGAACCGCTGCTGGCCAAACTCGCCGAACGCGCCGAGCGCACCCGCCTCGGCCATGGGCTCGACCCGCAGACGGAACTGGGGCCGCTGACCAACGCGCAGCAACTGGAACGGGTCATCACCCTGGTGGAAGACGCCAAGGCTCACGGAGCGCGCATCCACAGCGGTGGCACGCGGCCCGACGGCCCCGGTTACTTCTACCCGCCGACCCTGGTCAGCGGCGTGGCGGCCGGTGTCGCGCTGGTGGATGAGGAACAGTTCGGCCCGGTGCTGCCGGTGATCCCGTTCCGCGACGAAGAGGACGCCATCGCCCAGGCCAACGCCAGCCCCTACGGCCTCGGCGCCTCGGTGTGGACCCGCGACCTGGCGCGCGGCGAAGCCATCGCCGAACGGTTGGAGGCGGGCCTGGCCTGGGTCAACCAGCACGGCCACATCCAGCCCGGCGCGCCCAAGGGCGGGCACAAGTGGAGCGGGCTCGGCTACGAAGGCGGGCAACGCGGTTACGAGGCCTTCAGCGAGCTGCAGGTGCTCAACATTTCGCGGCGCTGA